One window of Papaver somniferum cultivar HN1 chromosome 9, ASM357369v1, whole genome shotgun sequence genomic DNA carries:
- the LOC113311631 gene encoding precursor of CEP13-like — MGRLSNLVTTMLLIGVVFVLLPPIDARKLKNLDIQKKGVNINSLEDSLILNALPKGTRKPSTPSKKAHSVILDRKLSDNTPVQDDNNNDLHDVRTLASVPSPGVGH; from the coding sequence ATGGGTCGTTTATCAAATCTAGTAACAACTATGCTCTTAATAGGCGTAGTGTTTGTATTATTACCTCCAATTGATGCAAGAAAACTTAAGAATTTGGATATCCAGAAGAAGGGGGTTAACATTAATTCGTTGGAGGATAGTTTGATCTTAAATGCTTTACCAAAGGGAACTCGAAAACCTTCAACGCCTAGCAAGAAAGCACATTCGGTGATTCTAGACAGAAAGCTCTCTGATAATACTCCTGTTCAGGACGACAACAACAACGATCTTCATGATGTTCGAACTCTAGCGTCGGTGCCAAGTCCTGGAGTTGGTCACTAA
- the LOC113310893 gene encoding cell number regulator 8-like, which yields MANPEESSPLLSEEKQTTTPLPATAIPPPTTGEKKSVAIETEKEYSGGEWTADGVPLGHGGSVIGEPISRNQWDSSLFSCLGRNDEFCSSDLEVCLLGSVAPCVLYGSNAERLGSSDGVFANHCLTYAGLYMLGNSLVGSNWLAPWFSYPSRTAVRRRFNLEGTCESLTKSCGCCGSIMEDELQREQCESTCDFATHFFCHYCALCQEARELRRRSPHPGFNGRTVFVMMPPSEQMMGRSGNA from the exons TCTTCTTTCTGAAGAGAAACAAACAACAACACCGCTACCGGCAACGGCAATACCACCACCGACAACGGGGGAGAAGAAATCAGTGGCGATAGAAACTGAAAAGGAATATAGCGGTGGTGAATGGACAGCTGATGGAGTTCCGTTAGGTCATGGTGGAAGTGTTATTGGTGAACCGATTTCACGTAATCAATGGGATTCAagtttattttcttgtcttgGGAGAAACGATGAGTTTTGTAGTAGCGATCTTGAAGTTT GTCTTCTTGGAAGTGTGGCTCCTTGTGTGTTATATGGGAGTAATGCAGAGAGGTTAGGATCATCTGATGGAGTTTTTGCAAATCATTGCTTGACCTACGCTGGTCTTTACATGCTTGGAAATTCGCTTGTTGGTTCAAACTGGCTGGCACCTTGGTTTTCTTATCCTAGCCGTACCGCAGTACGCCGAAGATTCAATCTCGAG GGTACCTGTGAGTCACTAACTAAATCATGCGGCTGCTGTGGAAGCATCATGGAGGATGAGCTGCAGCGAGAACAGTGTGAGTCAACATGTGACTTCGCCACCCACTTCTTCTGCCATTACTGTGCTTTATGCCAAGAAGCGAGAGAGCTGCGACGTAGGTCTCCACATCCAGGGTTTAATGGTAGGACAGTCTTTGTCATGATGCCTCCATCAGAGCAGATGATGGGCCGCAGTGGTAATGCTTGA